In the genome of Urocitellus parryii isolate mUroPar1 chromosome 7, mUroPar1.hap1, whole genome shotgun sequence, the window ATTACTGTCTGTTCATAATAACCTTCTCCCAAAAAGAGAATTCAAAACTTGAATGGCATTTTGGTTTTAAGGTCTTTGTCCTACCTGTCAGCATTTGACGTATCTTAACCTTGCACTTGTCTTAAGAATGAATTAGCTTATGTTTGCAAATAAGTCATCTCAATTACCAACctacaaaaacattttcataaccTCCTCTCCCCACATAAACTACTCAAAGAGTAAAGTAAATTATGCTTTTCACTAATTGCCCAGGACAATTCCTCACTGGGTCTGTAAGAGTAGACAAGGGTCTAGCTGAATGGTTGGATGAGCTGCCACCTCCATATCCCAACAAACCTAGAAATAATTTGGTCTGGGTCTAAGCGCTAATATCATGCTTCCAAGTCTCTTTCTGAAAAGCATAAAAGCAAAATATCCCACTCCTGCAAGCAAACCAACCACAAGGGTGGTGCCAAGAACTTTTGGGGCCCTTTTCTTGGCCACCCGGAATGCTGTTGGCAGCACTGCAGAGATTAATATATTGTTGACATGTCCCAAAACCTtgttaaatgtttttctcttcaaGACACGCTCGTAATAGGTTTCCAAGTTCGGTCGCTTTCCATTTCCCCAATTCCTCCTTGCAAAACCCAGGAACTTCAATCGATGCAGTGTGACAGCAAGAGAGACATCTGCCAGGGTAAAGGCTTCTCCGCAGAGCCAAGGCTGGTGGCCCTCTTCTAATCAGAGAAAAGGACATGGAGAATtagaggcaagcactgtatcaacAGACTCTACATGGTACCTGTAGTCTCAGCCTTAAGGACAAATGTAAGTGGAGCAAAAAAATGAAGGctatggggctggggtcgtggctcagaggaagagtgctcgcctagcatgtgtgaggtactgggttcgatcctcagcaccacataaaaaaaaataataataaaattttttaaaaaatgaaggctaTGGCAAATTTCCTTGACAATAACACTAAGTaattttatgcttaaaaaaaaaaaagtccatgaaaATGTATCCCAAACTAAAGGAGACTTGTTTAGACATCTGTCAGCCACCTAAGTCCTTAGGTAACATTGGAATCACTTTAGCTCAAAGCCATTCTATCATTTTGTAAAGGCCTCAGAAGTTGAAAGCCTGTGAACCAAAGGATTTAACAGACACTTCCTCCTGGAAGGAAAACACAGGTGTGCCTTAGAAAAATCATCAAGTTAAGCTTCAAACATCACTCAGGGGCTATTGCTGTAGTCATAGTAAGCCCTTATTATCCACAGGCTCCACCtccatggatcaaaaatatttgaaaaagaaaactgcatttGTACTGAACAAGTATGGacttttttcttgatattattccttaaacaatagagtataacaactattttcatgGCATTTACATTATGTTACATATTACAAGTAATCGAAATATACGGGAGAACGTGCTTTGGTAATGTGCAAATACTGTATTATTTTATGTAAGGGATTTGGGAATCCAAGGATTTTAGTGTCCTAATGGGCCCTCATCGAGACTAAGGAATGACTATACTTATTGAAAGCAGAAGAGAGTTCCTATTATAAACAGGTTTCAGGAAACATGGTCTTCAACTCTGTCATCAGAGTAGCACAAATGGTCCATGTGTATACACCTGGGTGATGGCTTAGTCCTAAAATTCACAGGTGCAACACATGGATGCTCACCAGTCATCCTACAGATACACACATTCTGGCTCCCACTTTACACTTTAGACTGAAAGATGTCTCCCTACCTAAGGAAAAAATCAGAAGGGCATTCAAGTAATTACTCAGGTTATTCAAACAAACTAATTACAAATGTGTAAAACAGGTTATGGAGGAATCTCCCAACCAAAATACAAATGGTGCAGAAAAATACTTCACCCGTCATATTTCATATAGACTAAGTTATAATTAGATACCTGAGTTCTTCTCAGAGCAACAGCATTGTTGCTATCATAATTAAATCTGCCcatgaataataacaataaaagacAGATTACAAACATAACATGCTTGGTGAGATTTGTGATGTTCCTATAAGTACTCCTGATGTTGAacgaagaaaaagaatataaaggagaACCTACCTGgggtttcttcatttcttctttgcaaCTCAGTTTCAACCTGATCCAAGACCTTCTCCAACTCATCAAGAATTTTCTTCAAGTATTTGACATTGTCATGATCAAGCAGCTTTGACTAATTAATAACCAAAGAAAGAGACTAAATAGGTTATCTATGCCTACAAAAAGTATCCACATAGCAAAAATTAGATATAAATTCTTACAGAGTTGGAACCTGTTTATTTtagataatggaaaaaaatatataataactttGTCAAAGCCAATGTGAAATTGCAGGGAAATACACCAGCTGTGGAAACATCGCAAGATTAGAACCACAGCCCACTGGTCAAATATGAGGCACATAGAGCCTCCTCTAGTCCACAGTGAAGAATCAGAGCAGCCTTGAGAGAATGAATGACCCAAAGGTTAGGAACAAAGCAGAAGTCTGAGTGCAGCAAGTGGACAGTAAGGGACAGCAGCTATGTGCACAGGCATTTCTCCTGAGGAGCTCGTTTAGCTAAGAGAGGATAAAGGAAGGTGGAAATGGAGGGACAGTTGGGAGTGCTGCTGCTGTTACATCTATACTGTGGGAGAGTCTTCCACGTGTTGATGGGTCATAGGGAAAGAATCAACAGAAAGCAAAAGGAACTGCTGCTCCTTGTCAGGGGGCAGAGCAAGCCAGTGTCACATGTGGAGGGACACAGGCCTAGAAATGGCTTATTGTGTTAATTTGCTGTTGCATTTTATAATCTTCCATGGCAGCTAGCATGTTCAGTATCTGCTTCCTATACAATCATCTCTTGGTTTAACTATCAAATGTAGTAatgaaaattttttctaaaagaaagcaTAAGCTACAGGTAATACACACTGGTGAACAGCAAGCTTTAATAGAAGAAGTTCTACAAATAGTTGAATGTCGACTGCAGACAGCCTGGTCACTCACTTTGAGCCGCTTCTGTTTGGCGATGTATGCCTCCTGTAAATCAGGGTTTTCTTCAGCAAGTTTCTTCAATTCGGACTCTGTGTTACCAATTTGGCCTGATAACAGAAGCATTTTTTAGATTAGAAAAGTATTCTCTCAATTCTCTCCTCTCCCTACCAGACACAGGGGGGGGAGTGGGAAAACGCTATGGTAAAGGCATGAGCTCTAGGGCTGGTGCCCTGCCACTGCCTCAGACATGCCCTGTctatgcctcagtctcctcacctTTAGGATGAGCTAATGAGTACCTACCACACAGGCTAAGGACTGAGCAGCTCTCACAGGCATGTAGAGCAAGGCCTGGCACATTCCAGGGCTCCATGCACGGGAGTTGTTCTCCCTTCCTGCACTTCAAGTTTCCATATGAACTTCTTTGTGAAGAGGAaaagccttatttttaaaatattgttcgcTATAGGTGATAGAATGGTAGTCAGAATGTGTGTTTCAAATCATATAATGAGTACTTATGAAGAGATAGAGTGGGGacaagaaaaagagggaaagcaagaagaaagggagaggagaagaggaaggaagtagaaagggaagagaagaggtgtcaaaggaggaaaaataatgtgCATAAAGCGGAACGATAAAGGCAAGGTATGATGTGGTGGGAAAACATGGCTTCTGCATCTAGAAGACCTGGACTTGATTGTTCCTAGTCAAACACCCTTAAATTAGACCATGGTCACCATCCCTGGGCCTCTGTCTCCAGTCACCTGCATTATAGAGCATACTTCCTTCAAAGGCTCTACCTCCTGTGCACTGACCCTCCTCTAGCCTCATGGCAGGACGAAGGGAGAGAGCTATATGTCACAACTCAACCTCAATAAGTCTCTACTCACTGAGAGGCAATGCCTAGACACCATCTAGTCCAGCTCCCTCACACCATGAGATGATAATTATAGACCAGACATGTAAACTTAGCTGTTCATAATCCAAGTAGATTCCAGATTTTCTGACTCCCAGTCTGTTTTATAAGAACATGTGATGTTCTCTACTGTCACACAGGTCACTCTTACAAAGTTTTATCCAAGCTTGGCCCTCAAAGTCAAGAGCTGACAAATCAGGGTCCATGGACAAATAAACGTCCAGCTGCCTTGCAGAAGAGCAGATAAGCCTGACTCATTCTTGGATCAATTCAGAATATATGCACGCCTACAAAGCACACTCAATAACCCTATTCCCTCTCAATGACCATGCTATCActcaaaaatgaatcaaaagaaaacttcagtagggcacagtggcacacacctataatcccagcagctcaggaggctgaggcaggaggatcatgagttcaaagccagcctcagcaacagcaaggtgctaagcaactcagtgaaacccggtctctaaataaaatacaaaatagggctgggaatatggctcagcagtcgagggcccctgagttcaatccctggtagtccccaccaaaaaaaaataaagaaagagaaaatttcatACTGAATTCcaggtctttaaaatttttacatactGCGAATCCTTGTGGTTGCATAAGCTGGGATCATGGAGTCCACGGTCAGCTCAGGGTGTAAAATGCAGCCATGTGTATAGGCATCCATTGGCAAGGAGTCCAGAAGCTCTCGGTAATGTTGCACTCGTGGATAATACATGCTTCCTTTATCAGGCATTAACCTGGGTGttctttctaaaatacaaaaacataaacacAAGTATTGAAGAAAGAGTTACAAATGTTACATCCAAAAGCAAAAACCCTCATTCCTCATCATTAACATTTCAAcattatataattacatttaaaagatTATGTCCCCAGTCCAGTCTGTTCGAAATAGCCTGATGCACTAGACCAGATTCCAAACAACAATCACACTGACATCCTCTCACTTCTCCACTTTGCAAACTGCTGTTGAACCCTCAAAGTCCAGTTCTTTACACCACTTGCTCCATGCAGCATGCCCAACCTCCTGCATCTATCACTCATCAATTACCTCAGGTGTGCCTTCCTCTGCATACCCATAATACAGGCACATACTCGTATACAGAAATTATCACTCTGTAAATAGTTGTATCTTTTTGCATCATGAACATCTTCCTGAGAAGAAACACATTTTAGGCCCTCCACAAGTGAAGGAATACTCACTATGGGAAAATAATCAACCAACACTAGGAGTGACCCTACTAAtactatataaatatgaaatgacaAACTGAATGAAACAACAAAAGCCTTTGCTCATATATCACAGCTGCACTTTCCCTAGGAACATCTATTATCTGGAAAGTGTGTTCCACTTGAATCTTCACTTGAGGGCAGGTTAAAATCTAGACTGCAGACTCTTTGCAGGCAGAAATCATATATTGTTCTCTGCTAAATTCCTAGTGCCTAATATAATGTCTGatacagtaggtgctcactgACTTATAATTAATACTTTCCCAACTTCAGTTATTTTAGAATATTGGAGTTGAAGAAAGAAGCTCTGAAGTAGTTAGTGAAGACAGACAGTGAGATATGGAGACTGAGAAGTTCTCCTAGGATCTCACAGCTATTTAGAAGCAGAACAAGAACTGAAGGCATCTGGTTCCAGTGAGATGTAATGCtctattttatgatattattataatatcTTCAAAGGATTTAGAGACTATCCAGAAAGAATAATAGTGAAGACTGTGACCCAAATGTCAGGAATATGTCCCCTTAgaattatttctcacagtttcttAAACCATCCCTGAAAAACTACCAACCAACTTATTCTGCCTAATGAAAGAAACAGCCtcaatattctttatatattgatTTCTTAGTTTGCATTACCTATTTAATTTAGAATCCTTCTGAGAATCTCATACTCATTCATAAATGTCAATGATTCATAGTTGGTTGCCATCAACAGAGCATTTCAGGCAAGATCTCCTAATGTCTGACCAAGCAGAATAAGCTTTTTAAACTAGCAGGCTATTTCTgactctaaggaaaaaaaaataagaagatggATTACTCTTCAAACCAGCAGACAAATGTCTAATTCCCTGCTGGAGAGTCCAACACTAAAGGCTGCATTAGAATAACCAAGAATGAAGTATCAGCTACATTCTGCTCCTCCAAAAGATTACCACACCAGAACATACTGCAATACTGACCCCACATGGAAAAAGGGCAGGTAAGTCACCTATGCCACAGTCAGGCTCTCAATGCAAAGAATCTTACAATTAGCTCCTTGGGTTGACTTCTCAGGACCTCTACAGTGAACGTGCAATGCACCAGGACCCAACTAACGCATGGTAGTCATTTCCATGCAGACCACAGATCCCAGGCCTTGAATTCTTAAGGAATTTTTAGCCTCTCATTTACCACCAAACTCTTCTCAAAATACTAATGTTCttaaatgcataaaatacaaGACATGGGATTGcaaaagaaattatattgaaaataactttaaataataCTAATATGCATGCCTCTTTAACACATGAATAAGATTTAGCAGCAGGTCTAATAACTACcctagttaaaaaatattaagatatctataataatttaatataccATTAATGGATCTGATTTTCATTGGTAACAAAGTCATAAGCATTCCTGATATTGTTATGGATTATACCATTATTATATGGTAATGAAAGGAAATAATAGGTTCCtgttagaaattagtaaaaataaagaaaattttttcccaaatatttcagCTCTCCTAAATTCTATTCCTAAATCCTTAAGGACAACATTTTCAACATATAGACTAAGGATCCTTACAATTATTTGTTTCCCCCAAGACACCTTGCGGGGAATCCACAAAATCAAAGCTACTTTTTAATAACAACACACTAagatgttgtttgttttttcactcTTGCTGTTTCTTAAGCATAGGGCAGAAATTTCCAGAGGCCACAGGAAAGGTGATTACTACATCATTTTGACAACTAGCAGGATGTGtgattgaacattttaaaattttctcagtttaaatttctaaatataagtATTGATAGAAATGATTCACATAAACAAAACTCTTAGGCATCCTCAATTATTTGTAAGACAAAGGGATCATGAGACCAAAAAAGTTTTAGAACCACTGCTTTAGGGAAATCAAAGATCCTCATGTTAATAACCATAAACAGCACAACATTTTCAAATGCTTCCCAAATGTCAAATTGATGACTGCTGGCTCTGGCTGCCTCTGGTGCCAGGCCCTGAAGCATTCTCCAGAGCAGCATTCTACTTCCTTCCCAGGAAAATAAAcgagagaaggaaaaacaacgTCTAATTGCTTCCTGGGTTAGTTCCATCTGCCAAACCTGAATTCTTCATAGGAGAACAAATGcttaaattcatgaaaataaatttcttcttctcctgCCTTTGCCATCGACTATCTCCTAAAGTACTCCACCAGACACAGCATAAGATGCCCACTGCATCCATACTTTCTACCCATCTCCCTTTTCTCCCCACATGCTTCAAGGATGTCCTATCCAACATCACACAGGCAACCTCTTCACCCCAGGGCACTGCAGCATCCACTGCCTCTGGCAACAATTTTTCAAAAGACAGTTGGGAATTTCCTTTGAATTGTACAAGATATCTTCCCTCCCAATCCCATTCTATTTTAGTTTCCAACTCTTTCATTAAGCATCTTGGTTATATACAATACACAGAGGAAGGGCAGGGAATCAGGGGAGTTTTCAGAAGCAAGTGATGAGAGGAGGTTCCAGTATTGGGGAGCGAGGTTGCACAGTAAGAGCCAGGCTTGGTGACTGCAAGAATAAATCAAGGTAGGGGTGTAAGCTCAGTTGCAGGATATgtgctcagcatgcacaaggccctgggttcaatatccaggaCCACTACCAACAACAAagagaataaatagataaatttacaGGTATTGCACCTAAAGGAGGTGGCAAATTAGAAAGATGCCAATAGAGATAAAGCAGAGTTCCTATAGCAGAAAGAAAGATGTGATAACAGCAAGAGAAACCAAAAGAGGAGGGGGGGGAGGCAAAAACAACAATAGAAGCATTCTGCAGCCATTTAGTGGAAACAAATGGCCTGTATGTAAGCCCCTGTGTTGCTGAGtagaataacaataacaataatagctCTAGGctatttaaacaaaaaacaaaaatacaatggGTTTTCTCAAgggcaaaaatgaaaagagttagGAGTTTAAAAGTGTAAGTTTCCATTATTCTACTAAATTAACTGCTCTGGTTTCCTAACATCTCTAGTGACAGTGGATAAAGCCATTATTATGTCTTGTTTTCAAGGAAGACACACTCCTCAGGTCTATTTTAGTAACTTCCCTATCTTCCTTATTAGATTaatgaaaacacattaaaattcaaatctaattctattgctttttttattgCATAGTGGGGGCATGAGTATATACATAAGTAACTGAACGATAGTGTACCCTTAAATTAGGCATCCATcaagctatttaaaaatgtaataacgGTAAACAAGTCATGACCTGAAGCAAAAGATATGGTTACAAGCGGACTAAAGACTCTCATCACTTTGGTACTAGAAAGATTAAATctaaacacaaaaaagaaaaaaaacacttggtGTCAAATTATGTGAACTCACGATATGCCTCCAGGGTTTTCTGAGACAAAGACAAATctagcatttatttttcaaaataatttatacattatatagTAAATGTTCACCTATTTAAGACTTTTAACAGAAACATTTGCAATGAGAGGGACAAATATTACTTGTGCCAACTGTTGGATACACTTACAGAACTATGGCCTCTGCACTTCAAAATCCCTGTCTGCCTGCTAAAATTGGACAAATCACAAAGTAAAACAATAACTTCTTTTCAAGCAACTTTTATTGACATAATCATTAATCTTAAAGACTCATTTTCTGTTCCTTACCATTTTCTCCAGTTTGTGTTAATATGAAGCTTTCAGTAGATGTGCTAAAAGGTATATGAAgttattcaattatttaattatatatgagcATTATATACGAAAACCATTCATTGATAagcataaaatcattttataaacctTAACAACTggccttaaatattttaatgtaacaattacttcaaaattaatgttttttaaaatgttatgctttaattttaatatatactgtatttata includes:
- the Gdap1 gene encoding ganglioside-induced differentiation-associated protein 1 isoform X4, translating into MPDKGSMYYPRVQHYRELLDSLPMDAYTHGCILHPELTVDSMIPAYATTRIRSQIGNTESELKKLAEENPDLQEAYIAKQKRLKSKLLDHDNVKYLKKILDELEKVLDQVETELQRRNEETPEEGHQPWLCGEAFTLADVSLAVTLHRLKFLGFARRNWGNGKRPNLETYYERVLKRKTFNKVLGHVNNILISAVLPTAFRVAKKRAPKVLGTTLVVGLLAGVGYFAFMLFRKRLGSMILALRPRPNYF
- the Gdap1 gene encoding ganglioside-induced differentiation-associated protein 1 isoform X2 yields the protein MRLNSTGEVPVLIHGENIICEATQIIDYLEQTFLDERTPRLMPDKGSMYYPRVQHYRELLDSLPMDAYTHGCILHPELTVDSMIPAYATTRIRSQIGNTESELKKLAEENPDLQEAYIAKQKRLKSKLLDHDNVKYLKKILDELEKVLDQVETELQRRNEETPEEGHQPWLCGEAFTLADVSLAVTLHRLKFLGFARRNWGNGKRPNLETYYERVLKRKTFNKVLGHVNNILISAVLPTAFRVAKKRAPKVLGTTLVVGLLAGVGYFAFMLFRKRLGSMILALRPRPNYF
- the Gdap1 gene encoding ganglioside-induced differentiation-associated protein 1 isoform X1; the protein is MARRQDEQRAGAPLMAEGKSDAEVKLILYHWTHSFSSQKVRLVIAEKALKCEEHDVSLPLSEHNEPWFMRLNSTGEVPVLIHGENIICEATQIIDYLEQTFLDERTPRLMPDKGSMYYPRVQHYRELLDSLPMDAYTHGCILHPELTVDSMIPAYATTRIRSQIGNTESELKKLAEENPDLQEAYIAKQKRLKSKLLDHDNVKYLKKILDELEKVLDQVETELQRRNEETPEEGHQPWLCGEAFTLADVSLAVTLHRLKFLGFARRNWGNGKRPNLETYYERVLKRKTFNKVLGHVNNILISAVLPTAFRVAKKRAPKVLGTTLVVGLLAGVGYFAFMLFRKRLGSMILALRPRPNYF
- the Gdap1 gene encoding ganglioside-induced differentiation-associated protein 1 isoform X3 — encoded protein: MNERTPRLMPDKGSMYYPRVQHYRELLDSLPMDAYTHGCILHPELTVDSMIPAYATTRIRSQIGNTESELKKLAEENPDLQEAYIAKQKRLKSKLLDHDNVKYLKKILDELEKVLDQVETELQRRNEETPEEGHQPWLCGEAFTLADVSLAVTLHRLKFLGFARRNWGNGKRPNLETYYERVLKRKTFNKVLGHVNNILISAVLPTAFRVAKKRAPKVLGTTLVVGLLAGVGYFAFMLFRKRLGSMILALRPRPNYF